The following proteins are encoded in a genomic region of Zea mays cultivar B73 chromosome 9, Zm-B73-REFERENCE-NAM-5.0, whole genome shotgun sequence:
- the LOC103638009 gene encoding uncharacterized protein isoform X3 — translation MLIAIVHALDNPFGSLSTTFEAAQAIMKLGGQSPKRMRDLSSLWVPPVYRRLLSADKAERDMVERCLIKVSCVILPPQPLLSKAVASDLEQKLLSCMVNMLDDPSKKVQTVKSWGWIVSLLGPDAVNNRPLLNKLIKVPEQMFTDLNPQVQVATMVSWKSLVDAFFPSQATEIVAQQTVISPLKPIEQASAQVKRIRLIMVPICRVLSRSRNIVLSSSCLSTWHYLLHRLGNLINYLPILEAAFGPILKIIFSFGINDQNKPLWSFCLNLFLDFVSSKNRVREDLCAPVNQNLLAQSCKHIKALLDIQHIKWLPWDISCFNFQLNILGIILKPELFQDIIPETMVIVMDSATEIFRFLLKGIQIELREQRAYEQVNECITNACKFAKRLLLDHVGKNSVIKCAALLEFGLRFMKVIAKELDHSLLASENIEVCLDIEHIKENQHAECSPKLSLPRIRSLSYMEMVSPAVYVTALSLSMISQYTGEFSHRDADELVSILDPSSDALENFHTAVSFMYMQIRRPTCNKERLKWLMVWNSFAKKMNSQIISYLETNSGLCYHDVLHQFFCYPILNFLYPKGISILLNAENSSESKFSVLQNLEMESTIEVYRSLSTNSCNSKFFSKVFFDGFYKYLVCTIDENMALFQANLEHLSEEFENASVLSALGEIVIGLLQNDQMLTYANQELKETPEDSSVCRQPELFLNCFKLANRFMKLSSFHFKANPAGQHQVTSRFFSSLSNFAGHLTLKEDVLLFEIIGDQLTEWLSLSIILYSEMQQGQIVVHLENLWLKMVECLKRSQLVSDVPLINQKHRLLQAALNRPHRPISVATASVCRVATHGNTTLHPGCLISEFAELLMHRRKALDSSRKTVITSNPTDLTAERYDGSVNVSVGLGRKRLKIMKYSTKPKELNKNRANMGISPGNTENRACRKPELILEMLQRKT, via the exons ATGCTTATTGCTATTGTTCATGCGCTCGACAATCCATTTGGTTCCTTGTCCACAACATTTGAGGCAGCTCAG GCTATCATGAAGCTTGGTGGTCAAAGTCCCAAAAGAATGAGGGACCTATCAAGCTTGTGGGTTCCACCAGTATACCGGAGACTCTTAAGTGCTGACAAGGCAGAAAGGGACATGGTAGAAAGGTGCCTTATTAAGGTGTCATGTGTTATTCTACCACCTCAACCTCTCCTTTCCAAG GCTGTTGCTTCAGACCTTGAGCAGAAGCTACTCTCCTGTATGGTAAATATGCTTGATGATCCTTCCAAGAAAGTTCAAACTGTGAAGTCATGGGGATGGATTGTATCTTTGCTTGGTCCAGATGCAGTGAACAATAGACCTCTGCTTAATAAACTTATAAAGGTTCCTGAGCAGATGTTTACTGATCTGAATCCACAAGTTCAGGTTGCTACAATG GTTTCCTGGAAAAGTTTGGTGGATGCATTTTTTCCTTCTCAGGCAACTGAGATTGTGGCCCAGCAAACTGTGATTTCCCCATTAAAACCCATTGAACAGGCAAGTGCACAGGTGAAAAGGATAAGATTAATTATGGTGCCTATATGTCGAGTTCTGTCAAGAAGTCGCAATATTGTACTTAGCTCTTCTTGTTTGAGTACATGGCATTACCTTCTACATAGACTTGGTAATCTGATCAATTATTTACCCATTCTGGAGGCTGCTTTTGGACCAATACTCAaaataattttctcttttgggatcaatGATCAGAACAAGCCACTGTGGTCATTTTGCTTGAACCTTTTTCTTGATTTTGTTTCATCAAAAAATAGGGTCAGAGAGGATTTATGTGCCCCAGTGAATCAGAACTTGCTAGCTCAATCATGCAAGCATATCAAGGCCTTATTGGATATTCAACACATCAAATGGTTACCATGGGATATTAGTTGCTTTAATTTCCAACTCAATATTCTTGGCATAATTCTTAAGCCAGAACTATTCCAGGACATAATTCCTGAAACAATGGTGATTGTTATGGATtctgcaacagagattttcagaTTTCTTCTAAAAGGTATTCAAATCGAACTTAGAGAGCAGCGTGCTTATGAACAAGTCAATGAATGCATTACTAACGCGTGCAAGTTTGCAAAGAGGTTGTTGCTGGATCATGTAGGAAAGAATAGTGTTATCAAGTGTGCTGCATTACTGGAATTTGGTCTTCGGTTTATGAAAGTTATTGCGAAGGAACTAGATCATTCTTTGTTAGCTTCTGAAAACATTGAGGTATGCTTAGACATCGAACACATAAAGGAGAACCAACATGCAGAATGCAGCCCAAAGCTGTCCTTACCAAGAATCAGATCACTCTCTTACATGGAGATGGTTTCTCCAGCAGTTTATGTGACTGCACTGTCTCTGTCCATGATATCTCAGTATACTGGAGAGTTTTCTCATAGAGATGCAGATGAATTAGTTTCAATTCTGGATCCATCATCAGATGCCCTGGAGAATTTTCATACTGCTGTCTCTTTTATGTATATGCAGATCAGGCGGCCAACATGTAACAAGGAAAGATTAAAATGGTTGATGGTTTGGAACTCGTTTGCAAAAAAAATGAACAGTCAAATTATCTCTTATTTGGAAACCAATTCTGGATTATGTTACCATGATGTTCTCCATCAGTTCTTCTGTTATCCAATCCTTAATTTTTTATACCCCAAGGGGATATCCATTCTTTTGAATGCTGAAAATAGCTCCGAGTCAAAATTTTCTGTCCTGCAAAACCTGGAGATGGAATCAACAATTGAAGTTTATAGATCCCTCTCTACAAACTCCTGTAATTCGAAGTTTTTTTCCAAGGTTTTCTTTGATGGTTTTTACAAATACTTGGTTTGCACTATTGATGAAAACATGGCATTGTTCCAAGCCAACCTTGAGCATTTGTCGGAGGAGTTTGAAAATGCTAGTGTCCTTTCTGCTCTTGGTGAAATAGTCATTGGACTGTTACAGAATGATCAAATGTTGACCTATGCTAATCAAGAGTTGAAGGAAACACCTGAAGATTCTTCTGTGTGCAGACAACCGGAACTTTTCTTGAATTGCTTCAAGCTTGCTAATAG GTTTATGAAGTTGTCAAGTTTTCATTTCAAAGCAAATCCAGCTGGACAGCACCAGGTCACAAGCAG GTTTTTTTCATCTTTATCTAATTTTGCTGGGCATCTCACTTTAAAGGAAGATGTTCTTCTTTTCGAG ATTATTGGAGACCAACTTACCGAGTGGCTCTCTTTAAGCATCATATTGTACTCTGAAATGCAACAAGGACAAATTGTTGTTCATCTTGAGAACCTTTGGCTCAAGATGGTTGAGTGCCTGAAGAGGAGTCAGCTAGTTAGTGATGTTCCCTTAATAAATCAGAAGCATCGACTTCTTCAAGCTGCACTCAATCGCCCACATcgccccatttcagttgcaacagCATCAGTTTGCAGAGTAGCAACACATGGCAACACAACCCTGCACCCTGGTTGCTTAATTTCTGAATTTGCTGAGTTATTAATGCATAGAAGAAAGGCTCTTGATAGCTCCAGGAAAACAGTCATCACATCCAATCCTACTGATCTCACGGCCGAGAGGTATGATGGATCTGTGAATGTCTCGGTGGGTTTGGGGAGGAAGAGGCTGAAGATCATGAAGTATTCAACTAAACCAAAGGAACTCAACAAAAATAGAGCCAACATGGGCATCTCACCAGGTAATACGGAAAATAGGGCGTGTAGGAAACCAGAATTAATATTGGAGATGCTACAGAGGAAGACATAG
- the LOC103638009 gene encoding uncharacterized protein isoform X4, which produces MKLGGQSPKRMRDLSSLWVPPVYRRLLSADKAERDMVERCLIKVSCVILPPQPLLSKAVASDLEQKLLSCMVNMLDDPSKKVQTVKSWGWIVSLLGPDAVNNRPLLNKLIKVPEQMFTDLNPQVQVATMVSWKSLVDAFFPSQATEIVAQQTVISPLKPIEQASAQVKRIRLIMVPICRVLSRSRNIVLSSSCLSTWHYLLHRLGNLINYLPILEAAFGPILKIIFSFGINDQNKPLWSFCLNLFLDFVSSKNRVREDLCAPVNQNLLAQSCKHIKALLDIQHIKWLPWDISCFNFQLNILGIILKPELFQDIIPETMVIVMDSATEIFRFLLKGIQIELREQRAYEQVNECITNACKFAKRLLLDHVGKNSVIKCAALLEFGLRFMKVIAKELDHSLLASENIEVCLDIEHIKENQHAECSPKLSLPRIRSLSYMEMVSPAVYVTALSLSMISQYTGEFSHRDADELVSILDPSSDALENFHTAVSFMYMQIRRPTCNKERLKWLMVWNSFAKKMNSQIISYLETNSGLCYHDVLHQFFCYPILNFLYPKGISILLNAENSSESKFSVLQNLEMESTIEVYRSLSTNSCNSKFFSKVFFDGFYKYLVCTIDENMALFQANLEHLSEEFENASVLSALGEIVIGLLQNDQMLTYANQELKETPEDSSVCRQPELFLNCFKLANRFMKLSSFHFKANPAGQHQVTSRFFSSLSNFAGHLTLKEDVLLFEIIGDQLTEWLSLSIILYSEMQQGQIVVHLENLWLKMVECLKRSQLVSDVPLINQKHRLLQAALNRPHRPISVATASVCRVATHGNTTLHPGCLISEFAELLMHRRKALDSSRKTVITSNPTDLTAERYDGSVNVSVGLGRKRLKIMKYSTKPKELNKNRANMGISPGNTENRACRKPELILEMLQRKT; this is translated from the exons ATGAAGCTTGGTGGTCAAAGTCCCAAAAGAATGAGGGACCTATCAAGCTTGTGGGTTCCACCAGTATACCGGAGACTCTTAAGTGCTGACAAGGCAGAAAGGGACATGGTAGAAAGGTGCCTTATTAAGGTGTCATGTGTTATTCTACCACCTCAACCTCTCCTTTCCAAG GCTGTTGCTTCAGACCTTGAGCAGAAGCTACTCTCCTGTATGGTAAATATGCTTGATGATCCTTCCAAGAAAGTTCAAACTGTGAAGTCATGGGGATGGATTGTATCTTTGCTTGGTCCAGATGCAGTGAACAATAGACCTCTGCTTAATAAACTTATAAAGGTTCCTGAGCAGATGTTTACTGATCTGAATCCACAAGTTCAGGTTGCTACAATG GTTTCCTGGAAAAGTTTGGTGGATGCATTTTTTCCTTCTCAGGCAACTGAGATTGTGGCCCAGCAAACTGTGATTTCCCCATTAAAACCCATTGAACAGGCAAGTGCACAGGTGAAAAGGATAAGATTAATTATGGTGCCTATATGTCGAGTTCTGTCAAGAAGTCGCAATATTGTACTTAGCTCTTCTTGTTTGAGTACATGGCATTACCTTCTACATAGACTTGGTAATCTGATCAATTATTTACCCATTCTGGAGGCTGCTTTTGGACCAATACTCAaaataattttctcttttgggatcaatGATCAGAACAAGCCACTGTGGTCATTTTGCTTGAACCTTTTTCTTGATTTTGTTTCATCAAAAAATAGGGTCAGAGAGGATTTATGTGCCCCAGTGAATCAGAACTTGCTAGCTCAATCATGCAAGCATATCAAGGCCTTATTGGATATTCAACACATCAAATGGTTACCATGGGATATTAGTTGCTTTAATTTCCAACTCAATATTCTTGGCATAATTCTTAAGCCAGAACTATTCCAGGACATAATTCCTGAAACAATGGTGATTGTTATGGATtctgcaacagagattttcagaTTTCTTCTAAAAGGTATTCAAATCGAACTTAGAGAGCAGCGTGCTTATGAACAAGTCAATGAATGCATTACTAACGCGTGCAAGTTTGCAAAGAGGTTGTTGCTGGATCATGTAGGAAAGAATAGTGTTATCAAGTGTGCTGCATTACTGGAATTTGGTCTTCGGTTTATGAAAGTTATTGCGAAGGAACTAGATCATTCTTTGTTAGCTTCTGAAAACATTGAGGTATGCTTAGACATCGAACACATAAAGGAGAACCAACATGCAGAATGCAGCCCAAAGCTGTCCTTACCAAGAATCAGATCACTCTCTTACATGGAGATGGTTTCTCCAGCAGTTTATGTGACTGCACTGTCTCTGTCCATGATATCTCAGTATACTGGAGAGTTTTCTCATAGAGATGCAGATGAATTAGTTTCAATTCTGGATCCATCATCAGATGCCCTGGAGAATTTTCATACTGCTGTCTCTTTTATGTATATGCAGATCAGGCGGCCAACATGTAACAAGGAAAGATTAAAATGGTTGATGGTTTGGAACTCGTTTGCAAAAAAAATGAACAGTCAAATTATCTCTTATTTGGAAACCAATTCTGGATTATGTTACCATGATGTTCTCCATCAGTTCTTCTGTTATCCAATCCTTAATTTTTTATACCCCAAGGGGATATCCATTCTTTTGAATGCTGAAAATAGCTCCGAGTCAAAATTTTCTGTCCTGCAAAACCTGGAGATGGAATCAACAATTGAAGTTTATAGATCCCTCTCTACAAACTCCTGTAATTCGAAGTTTTTTTCCAAGGTTTTCTTTGATGGTTTTTACAAATACTTGGTTTGCACTATTGATGAAAACATGGCATTGTTCCAAGCCAACCTTGAGCATTTGTCGGAGGAGTTTGAAAATGCTAGTGTCCTTTCTGCTCTTGGTGAAATAGTCATTGGACTGTTACAGAATGATCAAATGTTGACCTATGCTAATCAAGAGTTGAAGGAAACACCTGAAGATTCTTCTGTGTGCAGACAACCGGAACTTTTCTTGAATTGCTTCAAGCTTGCTAATAG GTTTATGAAGTTGTCAAGTTTTCATTTCAAAGCAAATCCAGCTGGACAGCACCAGGTCACAAGCAG GTTTTTTTCATCTTTATCTAATTTTGCTGGGCATCTCACTTTAAAGGAAGATGTTCTTCTTTTCGAG ATTATTGGAGACCAACTTACCGAGTGGCTCTCTTTAAGCATCATATTGTACTCTGAAATGCAACAAGGACAAATTGTTGTTCATCTTGAGAACCTTTGGCTCAAGATGGTTGAGTGCCTGAAGAGGAGTCAGCTAGTTAGTGATGTTCCCTTAATAAATCAGAAGCATCGACTTCTTCAAGCTGCACTCAATCGCCCACATcgccccatttcagttgcaacagCATCAGTTTGCAGAGTAGCAACACATGGCAACACAACCCTGCACCCTGGTTGCTTAATTTCTGAATTTGCTGAGTTATTAATGCATAGAAGAAAGGCTCTTGATAGCTCCAGGAAAACAGTCATCACATCCAATCCTACTGATCTCACGGCCGAGAGGTATGATGGATCTGTGAATGTCTCGGTGGGTTTGGGGAGGAAGAGGCTGAAGATCATGAAGTATTCAACTAAACCAAAGGAACTCAACAAAAATAGAGCCAACATGGGCATCTCACCAGGTAATACGGAAAATAGGGCGTGTAGGAAACCAGAATTAATATTGGAGATGCTACAGAGGAAGACATAG
- the LOC103638009 gene encoding uncharacterized protein isoform X2 codes for MEPPPMDRQVAEIASEPDRAAAYARLLLLQRGCADDASSAAELAAELPSTLLPLLLRDAAADDEAVAASALKCLGFALYHPVLVSTISAQMTQLVLDTLVHIIMSTRMKSACNLGVWCFSVQQLNPLIIEDRADPMLIAIVHALDNPFGSLSTTFEAAQAIMKLGGQSPKRMRDLSSLWVPPVYRRLLSADKAERDMVERCLIKVSCVILPPQPLLSKAVASDLEQKLLSCMVNMLDDPSKKVQTVKSWGWIVSLLGPDAVNNRPLLNKLIKVPEQMFTDLNPQVQVATMVSWKSLVDAFFPSQATEIVAQQTVISPLKPIEQASAQVKRIRLIMVPICRVLSRSRNIVLSSSCLSTWHYLLHRLGNLINYLPILEAAFGPILKIIFSFGINDQNKPLWSFCLNLFLDFVSSKNRVREDLCAPVNQNLLAQSCKHIKALLDIQHIKWLPWDISCFNFQLNILGIILKPELFQDIIPETMVIVMDSATEIFRFLLKGIQIELREQRAYEQVNECITNACKFAKRLLLDHVGKNSVIKCAALLEFGLRFMKVIAKELDHSLLASENIEVCLDIEHIKENQHAECSPKLSLPRIRSLSYMEMVSPAVYVTALSLSMISQYTGEFSHRDADELVSILDPSSDALENFHTAVSFMYMQIRRPTCNKERLKWLMVWNSFAKKMNSQIISYLETNSGLCYHDVLHQFFCYPILNFLYPKGISILLNAENSSESKFSVLQNLEMESTIEVYRSLSTNSCNSKFFSKVFFDGFYKYLVCTIDENMALFQANLEHLSEEFENASVLSALGEIVIGLLQNDQMLTYANQELKETPEDSSVCRQPELFLNCFKLANRFMKLSSFHFKANPAGQHQVTSRFFSSLSNFAGHLTLKEDVLLFEIIGDQLTEWLSLSIILYSEMQQGQIVVHLENLWLKMVECLKRSQLVSDVPLINQKHRLLQAALNRPHRPISVATASVCRVATHGNTTLHPGCLISEFAELLMHRRKALDSSRKTVITSNPTDLTAERYDGSVNVSVGLGRKRLKIMKYSTKPKELNKNRANMGISPGNTENRACRKPELILEMLQRKT; via the exons ATGGAGCCGCCGCCGATGGACAGACAGGTGGCGGAGATTGCCTCGGAGCCCGACCGCGCCGCCGCGTACGCACGGTTGCTTCTCCTACAGCGCGGCTGCGCCGACGACGCCTCCTCCGCCGCCGAGCTCGCCGCGGAATTACCTTCCACCCTCCTCCCGCTCCTCCTCCGCGACGCGGCCGCCGATGACGAGGCCGTCGCCGCTTCTGCGCTCAAGTGCCTCGGCTTCGCGCTCTACCACCCCGTCCTCGTTTCTACTATTTCAG CACAGATGACCCAATTGGTATTGGATACCTTGGTACATATAATCATGAGCACTCGGATGAAG TCTGCTTGCAATTTGGGTGTCTGGTGCTTCTCGGTTCAACAACTGAACCCATTGATTATAGAGGATAGAGCAGATCCAATGCTTATTGCTATTGTTCATGCGCTCGACAATCCATTTGGTTCCTTGTCCACAACATTTGAGGCAGCTCAG GCTATCATGAAGCTTGGTGGTCAAAGTCCCAAAAGAATGAGGGACCTATCAAGCTTGTGGGTTCCACCAGTATACCGGAGACTCTTAAGTGCTGACAAGGCAGAAAGGGACATGGTAGAAAGGTGCCTTATTAAGGTGTCATGTGTTATTCTACCACCTCAACCTCTCCTTTCCAAG GCTGTTGCTTCAGACCTTGAGCAGAAGCTACTCTCCTGTATGGTAAATATGCTTGATGATCCTTCCAAGAAAGTTCAAACTGTGAAGTCATGGGGATGGATTGTATCTTTGCTTGGTCCAGATGCAGTGAACAATAGACCTCTGCTTAATAAACTTATAAAGGTTCCTGAGCAGATGTTTACTGATCTGAATCCACAAGTTCAGGTTGCTACAATG GTTTCCTGGAAAAGTTTGGTGGATGCATTTTTTCCTTCTCAGGCAACTGAGATTGTGGCCCAGCAAACTGTGATTTCCCCATTAAAACCCATTGAACAGGCAAGTGCACAGGTGAAAAGGATAAGATTAATTATGGTGCCTATATGTCGAGTTCTGTCAAGAAGTCGCAATATTGTACTTAGCTCTTCTTGTTTGAGTACATGGCATTACCTTCTACATAGACTTGGTAATCTGATCAATTATTTACCCATTCTGGAGGCTGCTTTTGGACCAATACTCAaaataattttctcttttgggatcaatGATCAGAACAAGCCACTGTGGTCATTTTGCTTGAACCTTTTTCTTGATTTTGTTTCATCAAAAAATAGGGTCAGAGAGGATTTATGTGCCCCAGTGAATCAGAACTTGCTAGCTCAATCATGCAAGCATATCAAGGCCTTATTGGATATTCAACACATCAAATGGTTACCATGGGATATTAGTTGCTTTAATTTCCAACTCAATATTCTTGGCATAATTCTTAAGCCAGAACTATTCCAGGACATAATTCCTGAAACAATGGTGATTGTTATGGATtctgcaacagagattttcagaTTTCTTCTAAAAGGTATTCAAATCGAACTTAGAGAGCAGCGTGCTTATGAACAAGTCAATGAATGCATTACTAACGCGTGCAAGTTTGCAAAGAGGTTGTTGCTGGATCATGTAGGAAAGAATAGTGTTATCAAGTGTGCTGCATTACTGGAATTTGGTCTTCGGTTTATGAAAGTTATTGCGAAGGAACTAGATCATTCTTTGTTAGCTTCTGAAAACATTGAGGTATGCTTAGACATCGAACACATAAAGGAGAACCAACATGCAGAATGCAGCCCAAAGCTGTCCTTACCAAGAATCAGATCACTCTCTTACATGGAGATGGTTTCTCCAGCAGTTTATGTGACTGCACTGTCTCTGTCCATGATATCTCAGTATACTGGAGAGTTTTCTCATAGAGATGCAGATGAATTAGTTTCAATTCTGGATCCATCATCAGATGCCCTGGAGAATTTTCATACTGCTGTCTCTTTTATGTATATGCAGATCAGGCGGCCAACATGTAACAAGGAAAGATTAAAATGGTTGATGGTTTGGAACTCGTTTGCAAAAAAAATGAACAGTCAAATTATCTCTTATTTGGAAACCAATTCTGGATTATGTTACCATGATGTTCTCCATCAGTTCTTCTGTTATCCAATCCTTAATTTTTTATACCCCAAGGGGATATCCATTCTTTTGAATGCTGAAAATAGCTCCGAGTCAAAATTTTCTGTCCTGCAAAACCTGGAGATGGAATCAACAATTGAAGTTTATAGATCCCTCTCTACAAACTCCTGTAATTCGAAGTTTTTTTCCAAGGTTTTCTTTGATGGTTTTTACAAATACTTGGTTTGCACTATTGATGAAAACATGGCATTGTTCCAAGCCAACCTTGAGCATTTGTCGGAGGAGTTTGAAAATGCTAGTGTCCTTTCTGCTCTTGGTGAAATAGTCATTGGACTGTTACAGAATGATCAAATGTTGACCTATGCTAATCAAGAGTTGAAGGAAACACCTGAAGATTCTTCTGTGTGCAGACAACCGGAACTTTTCTTGAATTGCTTCAAGCTTGCTAATAG GTTTATGAAGTTGTCAAGTTTTCATTTCAAAGCAAATCCAGCTGGACAGCACCAGGTCACAAGCAG GTTTTTTTCATCTTTATCTAATTTTGCTGGGCATCTCACTTTAAAGGAAGATGTTCTTCTTTTCGAG ATTATTGGAGACCAACTTACCGAGTGGCTCTCTTTAAGCATCATATTGTACTCTGAAATGCAACAAGGACAAATTGTTGTTCATCTTGAGAACCTTTGGCTCAAGATGGTTGAGTGCCTGAAGAGGAGTCAGCTAGTTAGTGATGTTCCCTTAATAAATCAGAAGCATCGACTTCTTCAAGCTGCACTCAATCGCCCACATcgccccatttcagttgcaacagCATCAGTTTGCAGAGTAGCAACACATGGCAACACAACCCTGCACCCTGGTTGCTTAATTTCTGAATTTGCTGAGTTATTAATGCATAGAAGAAAGGCTCTTGATAGCTCCAGGAAAACAGTCATCACATCCAATCCTACTGATCTCACGGCCGAGAGGTATGATGGATCTGTGAATGTCTCGGTGGGTTTGGGGAGGAAGAGGCTGAAGATCATGAAGTATTCAACTAAACCAAAGGAACTCAACAAAAATAGAGCCAACATGGGCATCTCACCAGGTAATACGGAAAATAGGGCGTGTAGGAAACCAGAATTAATATTGGAGATGCTACAGAGGAAGACATAG